The Rhododendron vialii isolate Sample 1 chromosome 5a, ASM3025357v1 genome contains a region encoding:
- the LOC131326817 gene encoding uncharacterized protein LOC131326817 translates to MPFGLKNAGATFQRMVYLLFGILIGEIMEAYIDDMVVKSLKAENHLSHLAEVFAILKKHKLRLNADKCAFGVSSGKFLGYLVTRRGIEADPNQISAIQQLKPPSTPRAIQKLTGMAAALNRFISRSSDKCHVFFQTLKKQSRRSFKWTEDCDAALTKLKSYLCSAHLLVKPVAFETLHLYLAVFPHAVSSALVRREGLEDQPIYFSSRTLLPAQTRYLPLEKLLLALVTAARKLLPYFQEHPIIVLTEFPLKNLLRKADLSSRAQVLADFIAEFTPGSPDEEALVKPNYGMLEQQEARKVWNLFSGDVWKLHVDGASNSHGSGAGVVLINPWASFMKLIVNQVTGDYEARDPRMIKYQATALELIRGFKGFQIEQINRENNAHADALASLASASKASEFRHISFGEIHQPSFEISEEVFNISLGPSWMDEIVSFLKDDTLPSDKKEAHRVRSKAAYYWISELGQLYRKSFTGPYLRVVHPTEWVEAEPLVTTTETDVRRFVWRNIVTRFGVPYAIVSNNGSQFVGKELTGLCAEFGIRFFNSTPSYPQGNGQAEATNKTVCAGIKRRLDSKRGKWAEELPRVLWAYRSTPRRSTGQTPFAMAFGMEAVIPLESRFPTLRTETVDLESNNDAVATELILAEEKRDDAQLNHNSIKHIGSSMFIL, encoded by the exons ATGCCGTTCGGCCTTAAGAATGCGGGTGCCACATTCCAAAGAATGGTATACCTGTTGTTCGGAATTCTCATCGGAGAAATCATGGAGGCTTAtattgacgatatggtggtgaaaagtctcaAGGCCGAGAATcacctctctcatcttgccGAGGTCTTTGCAATATTGAAGAAGCACAAGCTACGGCTTAACGCCGACAAATGCGCCTTTGGCGTTAGCTCCGGGAAGTTCCTCGGCTATTTGGTTACTCGGCGTGGTATCGAAGCAGATCCGAACCAGATCTCAGCTATACAGCAATTGAAACCACCATCAACTCCTCGGGCAATTCAGAAGCTAAccgggatggcagcggctctcaacagGTTTATTAGCCGCTCGTCGGATAAATGCCATGTCTTCTTCCAAACTCTCAAGAAGCAAAGCCGACGAAGTTTCAAGTGGACGGAAGATTGTGATGCAGCCCTCACCAAGCTGAAATCCTATCTTTGTTCGGCTCATCTTCTTGTCAAACCAGTAGCTTTTGaaactctccatctctatttagCTGTCTTTCCACATGCCGTGAGTTCGGCACTTGTCCGACGGGAAGGCCTTGAGGACCAACCTATCTACTTTTCAAGCCGAACCTTGCTCCCAGCACAGACTAGATATCTGCCATTAgagaagcttcttctagcattggttaCAGCAGCTCGGAAATTGCTCCCTTATTTTCAAGAGCACCCTATCATAGTTCTCACAGAGTTTCCACTTAAAAATCTCTTGAGGAAGGCTGATCTATCAAGCAGA gcacaagtattggcagactttATTGCTGAATTCACCCCTGGAAGCCCGGACGAGGAAGCATTGGTCAAGCCTAATTATGGGATGCTAGAACAACAAGAGGCTCGAaaagtttggaacttatttagCGGAGACGTTTGGAAGTTGCACGTTGACGGGGCATCAAACAGTCACGGCTCGGGTGCAGGGGTCGTTCTTATAAACCCTTGGGcgtccttcatgaaa CTGATCGTCAATCAAGTAACAGGtgattatgaagctcgggacccaagaATGATTAAGTATCAAGCTACCGCTCTAGAGTTAATCCGAGGGTTCAAAGGATtccaaatcgaacagatcaacagagagaacaacgctCATGCCGATGCTCTCGCAAGTTTGGcctcggcaagcaaagcatctgaaTTCCGACACATCAGCTTCGGCGAAATCCACCAGCCAAGCTTCGAAATCTCGGAAGAAGTATTCAACATTTCCctcggcccaagttggatggatgaaattgTCTCGTTCCTCAAAGATGATACTCTAccctctgacaaaaaggaggcccaccgtgTACGCAGCAAAGCAGCCTACTACTGGATCTCTGAGCTCGGTCAACTATACAGGAAAAGCTTCACTGGGCCATATCTTCGAGTTGTTCACCCAACCGAG tgggtggaagccgagCCGTTAGTCACAACAACTGAAACAGACGTTCGGCGATTCGTTTGGAGGAACATCGTCACaaggttcggcgtgccttatgCAATTGTGTCGAATAATGGCTCCCAATTCGTCGGAAAAGAGTTAACTGGACTCTGTGCTGAGTTCGGAATTagattcttcaattcaaccccatcctacccccagggcaacggccaGGCCGAAGCCACTAACAAGACTGTTTGCGCTGGCATCAAACGTCGGCTTGACTCAaaacgaggaaaatgggccgagGAACTGCCTAGGGTCCTTTGGGCCTATCGCTCCACTCCCAGACGCTCCActggccaaactccctttgcaatggccttcggcatggaggctgtcATCCCACTGGAATCAAGGTTCCCGACCCTGCGCACCGAAACTGTTGATCTAGAATCCAACAATGATGCAGTGGCAACAGAGCTTATCTTAGCcgaagaaaagcgagacgatGCTCAGCTCAA CCACAACTCGATTAAACATATTGGTTCGAGTATGTTCATACTTTGA
- the LOC131326819 gene encoding uncharacterized protein LOC131326819, giving the protein MRKRPGETLRKYAERYWQLFNEIPGVDQYWAARNFKNGLETGSKILDELAIRAPHGMNELMRTVEQFCSYEEFLAERELQGGQNSIVSQSLHVPTPQIAPPKPVVAVQPKKQVNTVKVADKKGPKAHDYIAETTALLENLATQGLLDDHIDWTKTPRRQPNAGGQNLIPRPVGVINVIHGSTTKEAAKQLRQELVKAENISQVFSIDRAPKRVKTLERPWSMSFTEQDLQRIQTPHCDALVVTLQILTHSVKRVLIDQGSSAEVMYLSLFNELKIPQSCLLPAEVPLIGFSGTPVWHLGRITLPVVTDSVASNQEFVVVDAPSPYNAILGRNWLHSIKAVASTYHQVVRYIGANGKQEDLFGDQLQAR; this is encoded by the exons ATGAGAAAGAGGCCCGGCGAGACGCTTCGGAAGTATGCCGAACGTTACTGGCAACTGTTTAACGAGATACCCGGTGTTGATCAATACTGGGCGGCAAGGAACTTCAAGAATGGGTTGGAAACAGGAAGCAAGATCCTGGATGAACTGGCAATAAGGGCGCCTCATGGAATGAACGAGCTAATGAGGACGGTAGAACAGTTCTGCtcctacgaagagttcctcgcCGAGCGAGAACTCCAAGGAGGACAAAACTCAATCGTATCTCAAAGCCTTCATGTCCCTACGCCCCAAATCGCACCACCGAAGCCTGTGGTCGCTGTccagccgaagaagcaggtcaacacagtcaagGTGGCAGACAAAAAGGGGCCGAAAGCTCATGACTATATAGCTGAAACCACA gcacttttggaaaatctagcgACACAaggacttcttgatgatcatatcGATTGGACAAAGACGCCGAGGAGACAGCCGAATGCTGGTGGACAAAACCTTATTCCACGACCAGTCGGAGTAATCAACGTTATTCATGGGTCAACAACAAAAGAGGCAGCAAAACAGCTTCGTCAAGAGCTTGTCAAAGCTGAGAATATTTCCCAAGTTTTTTCCATCGATCGTGCTCCAAAAAGAGTCAAAACGCTCGAGCGTCCCTGGTCAATGTCCTTCACCGAGCAAGATCTTCAACGCATACAAACCCCCCATTGcgacgctctggtggtcacaCTCCAAATTTTAACTCACTCGGTCAAAAGGGTGCTtattgatcaaggaagctcggcagaagtgatgtatttatctctcttcaaCGAGCTCAAAATTCCACAGTCGTGCCTATTACCAGCAGAAGTCCCTTTAATTGGTTTCAGTGGCACTCCAGTTTGGCATCTCGGAAGGATTACCCTCCCTGTCGTTACGGACTCGGTTGCTTCTAATCAAGAATTCGTCGTTGTAGATGcaccgagcccatacaacgcaatccTTGGACGAAATTGGCTCCATTCAATCAAGgccgtcgcctcaacctaccatcAAGTGGTCAGGTACATCGGCGCTAACGGCAAACAAGAAGACCTATTTGGAGATCAGTTACAAGCCAGATAG
- the LOC131326816 gene encoding uncharacterized protein LOC131326816: MGTAEETRRKGIEKRKSGKKDEYWKYTPLVKAALKGDWDAANEFFKDHPEAITAPITRELESALYLATGVGPMAIPFVRKLLERMPAEALAHRDEAGNTPLHLSALVDNTAAAKLLVGKNRELLCMREGQGWLPVHYAAVNKKKRETLEYLLKATGEDEVAMSMLFLSSEYDKVPSGAELLIDVITSGYYDEYSLAELKLAFCLLARYCDIALDLVHWYPQLALSQTPKNYDCGLGAIARQAKAFPSGTDLNFWERIVYDHVPVKFKNYAEDSRRDEDIPVKFENYAEDSSKAEFGIENPVNNSELPAHKYYWARFLGKIFSIFGLSGNTASPKWQVQLWKCSELGNEQAKHQQALQLVRYLIKVMLTLNDLNEYDSLATEAMISATRLGIHEVVEEIVEAVPKLAWVRDSEDYSLFQRAVIQRHESIFNLIYQMSHHRRCQTLLMDKSQNTILHLAGKLAPPDKLQSVNGAALQMQREFQWYKEVKKHVKPNKETPAMVFTREHEKLVDEGRKWMKGTADSCTISAALIVTVAFAAIIAVPGGNNDYGLPNFSKEWAFTVFVISDALSLFTSATSLLLFLSILTTRYAESDFRDVLPRQLIYGLVTLFLSITTMIMAFSVSLYLVLGHKKAWILVPVAALAFLPISSFVSLQFPLLVDLISSAYGSIFGPKSGSKQFF; the protein is encoded by the exons ATGGGGACAGCAGAAGAAACGAGAAGAAAAG GaatagagaaaagaaaatcGGGAAAGAAGGACGAATACTGGAAATACACACCACTTGTGAAAGCCGCACTAAAAGGGGACTGGGATGCCGCCAATGAATTTTTCAAAGACCATCCAGAGGCAATCACAGCCCCAATCACCAGAGAACTAGAGTCAGCACTGTACTTGGCCACCGGAGTGGGACCGATGGCGATCCCCTTCGTGAGGAAGTTGCTGGAGCGGATGCCGGCGGAGGCCTTGGCACACCGCGACGAAGCCGGAAACACCCCCCTCCACCTCAGCGCGTTGGTCGATAACACCGCGGCGGCGAAACTTTTGGTGGGGAAGAACCGGGAGTTGTTGTGCATGAGGGAGGGCCAGGGGTGGTTACCGGTTCATTATGCGGCTGTTAATAAGAAGAAAAGGGAGACGCTTGAATATTTGTTGAAGGCTACTGGTGAAGATGAGGTGGCCATGTCTATGCTTTTCCTCTCCTCCGAATATGATAAAGTACCGTCTGGTGCTGAGCTTCTCATTGATGTTATAACTTCCGGATACTATGATGAGTATTCCCTCGCCGAGCTCAAGCTTGCTTTTTGTCTTCTCGCCAGATactgtg ATATAGCTTTGGATTTGGTTCATTGGTATCCGCAGTTGGCTCTATCACAGACACCAAAGAACTACGATTGTGGTTTAGGAGCAATAGCTAGACAGGCAAAAGCATTTCCAAGTGGGACGGACCTCAACTTTTGGGAACGTATCGTCTATGATC ATGTTCCCGTGAAGTTTAAGAATTATGCTGAAGACTCCAGAAGAGATGAAGATATTCCCGTCAAGTTTGAGAATTATGCTGAAGACTCCAGTAAAGCTGAGTTTGGGATCGAGAATCCAGTTAACAACTCTGAACTACCGGCGCATAAGTACTATTGGGCTCGCTTCCTAGGTAAAATATTCTCCATTTTTGGTTTGTCAG GCAATACAGCGAGCCCAAAATGGCAGGTGCAGCTTTGGAAATGCTCTGAATTAGGTAATGAACAGGCA AAGCATCAGCAAGCACTTCAACTAGTCAGATACCTCATTAAAGTAATGTTGACTTTGAATGACTTAAACGAGTACGATTCACTTGCGACGGAGGCGATGATTAGTGCAACAAGGTTAGGGATTCACGAGGTTGTGGAAGAGATCGTGGAAGCAGTTCCCAAACTCGCTTGGGTTCGAGATTCAGAAGATTATAGCTTGTTTCAACGAGCGGTGATACAACGTCATGAAAGTATTTTCAACCTCATATATCAGATGAGTCACCATAGACGTTGTCAAACATTGCTTATGGACAAGTCTCAGAACACTATTCTGCACTTAGCTGGAAAATTGGCACCTCCAGATAAACTCCAGTCGGTTAATGGTGCAGCTCTACAAATGCAGCGCGAGTTTCAATGGTACAAG GAAGTGAAGAAACATGTGAAACCCA ATAAAGAAACACCAGCAATGGTATTTACAAGAGAACATGAGAAGTTAGTAGATGAAGGTCGGAAATGGATGAAAGGCACAGCAGATTCATGCACCATTTCAGCAGCGCTTATTGTCACTGTGGCATTTGCAGCTATAATTGCTGTTCCTGGAGGCAATAATGACTATGGCCTTCCAAATTTCTCCAAAGAATGGGCATTCACTGTCTTTGTCATTTCAGATGCACTTTCTCTCTTCACATCCGCCACTTCTCTTCTGTTGTTTTTGTCCATCTTGACAACGCGCTATGCAGAAAGTGATTTTCGCGATGTTCTTCCAAGGCAACTGATATATGGGCTGGTTACTCTGTTCCTCTCAATAACAACCATGATCATGGCCTTCAGTGTTTCATTGTATCTCGTGTTAGGTCACAAAAAGGCATGGATACTTGTTCCAGTGGCTGCATTAGCCTTTCTGCCCATTAGCTCTTTTGTGTCTCTTCAATTTCCTCTCCTTGTCGATCTCATCTCTTCAGCATATGGCAGCATTTTCGGCCCGAAAAGTGGTAGTAAACAGTTCTTTTGA